TCATTTAAAAAGTTATTCAAGATTTAATACAAAAGATTTAGAGAACGCTTTTGATTCTGTTATCAGGAAATCAGAAAACAAGGTGGGAAAAGTTAAAAATTAATTCTAGAACATTACAATTATTAGAGTAAATGAACTAAATTGTTTATGAAAGAAATAGATTTTTAAAAATAAAAAATATTTATAGAAATTCGTATAATAGGATACATTTTATCCCCCCAAATCTAGGGAAAATAATCTGATTAAAAAATAAATATGCAATATTATTTAAATGATAAAAAATTAAATAAGATTGAAAAGCAAAAGGCGGAAAAAGATGGTCTGAAAATTTTTGAAGAATTAGATGATTATGCTCTTAAAGGGTGGGAAGAGATGGATGAAGTAGATTTGCAAATGCGCTTAAAGTGGTATGGCCTTTTTTGGAGACCAAAAACTCCTGGAAGATTTATGATGAGGCTTAGAGTTCCCAATGGAATTTTAAACTCTAATCAGTTGAGAGTAATCGCTTCAATAGTTGCTAGATACGGAGAAGACGGTTCTGCAGATATAACAACTAGGCAAAATATTCAATTAAGGGGAGTTTTGATAAATGATCTACCAGATATTATTAAAAGACTTAGAGAGGTTGATATTACATCCGTTCAGTCTGGAATGGATAATCCAAGAAATGTAACTGGCAATCCACTAGCGGGAATTGATCCTGAAGAAATTATTGATACAAGAAAATATACTTCTGAATTAGAAGATTACTTAACAAATTCTGGTAATGGCAACCCCGAATTCTCCAATTTACCCAGGAAGTGGAATACTGCAGTTGCCGGAGCAAAAGATAATTTTCTTCTACATAATGATCTTATCTTTCATCCTGTTTTTAAAAATGGAATATTAGGCTTTGGTGTCTGGGTAGGAGGAATTTTATCAGCAACTTTAAATGCTTATGCTATACCTCTAGATGTCTGGGTAGAAGAAAAAGATATATGTAAAATAACTGGAATTATTACTTCCCTTTGGCGAGATAATGGAGATAGATTTCTCAGAAATAAAGGAAGATTCAGATATTATTTAAACTCTATAGGTATTGAAAAATTTAGAAAACTTGTAGAAGAAAAATTTGGAACTTTGTCGAACGATCCAGGCTCAATTTTCAACGAAAAACAAAGAAGTTTATTTGGGATTAATAAACAAAAACAAAACAATCTTTACTTTGCTGGATTACATATTCCTGTAGGAAGATTATGTGTAGAAGATATACAAGAAATTGCAAGATTAAGTGAAAAATATGGACAAAGTGAAGTAAGACTAACCGAAGATCAAAATCTAATTATTGTTGGCCTGAAAGATAACATTTTAGAAGAATTTGCTAATGAAGAAATTATTAAAAAATTCAAATTAAATCCATCCCATTTTTCAGCGAGTACTGTTTCATGCACAGGGAGTAGTTATTGTAGTTTTGCTCTTGCAAATACCAAAGATATAGCAAGAAATATTTCTGAAAAATTAGATCGAGAACTTGAATTATCAGAGGAGGTTAAAATCCATTGGACAGGATGTCCAAATAATTGTGGACAAGCTCATATGGGTGGTATTGGCATGACCGGCACAAAGGTAAAAAAAGAGGGAGGTGGAACTGAGGATGGATATAATGTCAGTATTGGAGGAAGACAAGATCACCTGCAAACTTTAGGTGAAACCGAATTTAAAAAAGTTAGTAAACATGAAATTTATAATTTAATCAAAGAAATTTTAATCAACAAATTTAATGCAAAGTTAAAAACCTAAAAATATATTAATGAGCAAAAGTGAATCTGAAATATTAGAAGTTTTAAATGGATTAGGTTCAAAAAAATTAGATCTTGATATTCTATTTTCCTACTATTCATTGGAATTATCTTTTGAGATTCGTAAAGTTATTGCGGAAAAGATAGGTATGCAAGAAAAGAAAGGATATTTTTTACTTGAAAAGATGATAAAAAAATTTGGCCTTAAAGTTGAATTAATTGAGGCCCTTAAATTAACAAATAAAAAAAATGCAAAAGATCTTTTACTAAAAAATCTTTATCAAAATAATAAGTTAAATATTCATATAATTAATGCTTTAGAGCCCTGGGGAGGAGAAATTGAACTTCAATTAATTAGAGAAATATTCGATATTTGCGAAACAGATTTTTGGATTGCAGGTCTTAATATTCTTCATTTCAAAGCTCATCAATTAACTGATGAAAAATTATTATCTTTTATTGATCAAATAAAAATTTACGATAATTTCAAAATCAACTACAAGATAATCTCAATCTTAAAAAGAAGAGAAAGCGAAATAGTTTGTAAATTGCTCTATAAATATTCTCTAAATAAAGAATTAGAAATCGCTAAATATGCAATTTTTTCTTTAGGGAGTATTTGGAATGATAATAGTTTTGAAAAATTATCAAAATTAGAAAATGAAATAAAAGATCCTTCTCTACTTAAATGCATAAAAAATCAAAAATTGATCTCAAATCAATTTCTAATAAATAAATAAACTAGAGAATTATTTTTTTAACTTATCAATGAGATTTATTAAATTACAAGGTTTTGTATTTTCATTAAGTTGATAAGAAATTATATCTTGCCAACCTGTCATCACAGCATCCTTAGATCCAGGTAAAACGAATAAAAACTTATCATTTGCAGATCCTGCAATACACCTACTTTGTAAAGTACTAGTTCCTATCTTTTTAAATGATAAAAATCTAAAAGTTTCCCCAAAACCATCAATCTCTTTATCTAATAAAGGTCTAATAGCTTCAGGAGTAACGTCCCTAGCTGTAATTCCTGTACCACCTGTTGTGATAATTACATCAATATTTGGATCTGAGATCCAATCGCTTATATATTTTCTAATTAAATAAATATCATCTTTGCAAATTTTCTTATCAACGATATTGTGTCCTGATTTCTCAGCCTCTTGAAGTAGATAATTTCCACTCTCATCATTTTTTGTGTTACGAGTATCAGAAACAGTAAGCAAAGCTATAGAAACCACTTAAAATTAAACCATTAGTTACTAGATCACTATAGATGGAAAGTGAAAAATCTAACAAAATTAAGGTGGTTTTATTATCTAGTATCGCTGAAGATCTAGGTTGGAATGAAAAATTTCTTACAATTGAAGGCTCTCAAATGAAGGTTTTTTCTGTATGGAAGTTAATTAATTCTAAATTACCTCAAGATAATATTATCGTTTCTATTAATCAAGAAATTACAGATATGGATGCGAAGATTAATCCAAATGATGAGGTGGCATTTATGCCAATGTTTACCGGTGGATAATTTAAGAATAAAATTTAGAATCCTAGAAGAAACTTTTAATCCTTATAAAGAATTCGAACTTTGGGAGAAGGTCAATAAAAATTCAGCAAACTCACTTTTTATTGGAAGAGTAAGGCCTTTTGATCAATTTGGAAATGATTTAAAGAAACTAGAAATTGTTCATTATAAAGGAATGACCGAAAATTATATTAAAAGATATTTAATGAAAATTTCAGAAAAACAGGACGATTTATGTATTTTTCTCTTACACAGAATAGGTTTCATTTACCCTAACGAACCTATTATTTTAATAGCAGTAAGTGCAAATCATAGAGGCATTGCAAATAAATATCTCCAAGAAATACTTGAATTTACAAAATACAAAGTTCCTTTTTGGAAAAAAGAATGGACTTTAAAAGGATCCTCATGGGTAAAAAAGAATACTGAATTAGGATTTAAATTATAAAAAATTATTTTTTAAAAGTTGTGCCCATAATAAATTTCCTTTTTGACAAAAATCAATTTCAGAAGGTATTTCTATTAATAAATCCGAATTAGATATTGAACTAATCTTTGATGAGGATTGTTCTTCAGAAATATCTGCAATCAATTCACCTTCTTCATTAACAATAAGTTTTCCTCTAAGTAATTCTGGTCTCCCTTTTCTTCTTTTCAAATCAGAATTCAGCTTAACCTTAATCCTAAGAGGGAATTCAATATTAGTAATGCCTTCAAGTTTCTGAAGCGCGGGCCACACAAGTTGGATAAACGTAATAGCTGCCGAAACGGGATTCCCCGGTAATCCAAAATAAGGAATTTTTTTATTTATCAATCCAAAAGCAAAGGGTTTTCCTGGCTTTAAAAATAGTTTCCAAAATTTAATTTCTCCTATCTCGTTAATAATATCTTTTAAAAAATCTTTTTTACCAACTGATATCCCACCAACTGAAATAACCACATCGTTAAATTCAGAAATATTTCTAAGAGAATTTTTAATATTTTGATAATTATCTTTTTCTATATGAATTTCATTAATTTCAAATCCAAGATTTTTTGAGATTGATTTTATCAAAATGCTATTACTTTCCCATATTTCTCCTTTCTTTCTTGCAGTCCCTGATTTGATAAGTTCATCTCCAGTAATTAGTAAACCTAATTTAGAAATTTTGCTCACTTTTATAGTTTTTATCCCACAACTTGCTAATTTGCTTAAAATCCCAGGTGTAATCTTTACCCCTTTCTTGATTAATATTTCACCTTTAAATACTTGATCATTTTTTTCTCTAATCCAAGAGTTATTAAATGATTTTTCTTTTTTAAGAATATACTCATTTCCGTTTAAAAGTTCTAAAGAAACTTGTTCTTGAGGTATCACATAAAAACAATTATCTGGCACAAATGAACCTGTACTAATCGTTACAGCTTCACCTTTTTTAAGAAGTTCATTAAATGGCTTCCCGGGAAAAGACTCTCCGACAATTTTCCATTTATTCCCTTTAGTTGATTCTCCTAGCGCATATCCATCCATAACTGATGATCTATAACCTGGTATATCTTCCTCAGATAAGATTTCCTCCATAGAAACTTTTCCAAGTGCTTCGTCTAAATTGATCTCTTCCTTATGTAAAATTTCATTATTCACTATTAAAGTATCTATCTCTTCCAAGATTTTTTTAATAGCGTCATTTAAATAAAGACCCTGATTATTTATATCAATTCCCATTATTGTGAGTACTTAACTTCTTTTTAATATTCCATTCTTACCACCTTTTTTTTCTAAAAGGCGAATATTATCAATAGTCATAAAAGGATCTAAAGCTTTAAGCATGTCATATAGAGTGAGAAGACCAATTGAAACTGATGTAAGAGCCTCCATCTCAACACCTGTTTTCGAATGAGATTTGCAAAAAGCAATAATTTTAATTGCTTTCATTGATTCACAAATTTCAAAATCAATTGTGATTTTATTCAATGATAAATTATGACAGAGAGGAATAAGTTCTGAGGTTTTTTTTGCACCATTTATTGCAGAAAATCTAGCCGCTGCAAAAATATCACCTTTTTTAATTTTTTCATTTTTTATTTTTTCTAATATTTCTTTGTTTAAATTAATATATCCTTCTGCTAAAGCCTCTCTTTTAGTTTCTACTTTATCTGAAATATCAACTATGTTCATTTCTCCCCTTTCATTAATATGAGTTAAAGATTTATCCATTTCCATTAAGCAATTTATTCAATAATACAAAAAATAAAATTTTTAATAAAGCTAATATCAATTTTTTATACTTAGCATTAATTTATTAATAAAATATCAATTTAATTTTGGTTAACAGTCAATCAAATCATTATTTTAATTTCGAGGATGATTTTATTAAAGATTTAAGATGCATTCCTTTATGTGTAAGAAGGAAACTTGATTTAATTGGAATTAAATTAAAACTTACTCATTGGCAAGATTTTAATTTAATTGAAAAAAATAAGATAGTTGATTGGCCAGATTCAAAAAACGATCTTTTTGATTTAAAAATTTTTTTGAAAGAAATTACATCCAATTCAAAATATGGAGAAGCAAAAGAAATAGAAATTTCAATTAATCAACCTTGGCAAAATAAAAATAAAGTTCCTGACCAAGTTCTAAAATCGGCACTAGCAAGGGGAATTAATATTTCTGTTGAAAAATGGAGCAATTTAAACGAACTAGATAGATTTGCTTTTTGCAAATTAGTTAGACCCAGTCATGAACACAACAATTTGGATAGAGCATTTGATGAGATTCTAAAATAAGATTCTTGCCTAGTTTGGAACAATTATTACTGCACATGCTTTTAATTCTGGTTGTTTTGATATCGGGCATGACTTCTCATGCATCAAAGAGTTTACTTCACACATATTTTTTTGACTAAAACCCCAATGCATTGGTAAAAAAACTGTACCTGCTTTAATTTTGTCAGTAATCTGAACTTTTGCTTGAACTTCCCCTCTTTTGGATTTAATTTTTACTATTTCATCATTTTTGATTTTTAAAGATAAAGCATCTTTAGAATTAATTTCCAATAACGGTTCTGGATTCTTTTTTGTAAGTTTTTGAACTTTAGAAGTTCTTGTCATTGTATGCCATTGACTTAGATATCTTCCAATTGTCAAAATTAGTGGGTACTCATCTGAAGGGGGTTCAGCCAACCCTATAGGATCATCAATACAAAAATTTGCTTTGCCAGTCTCAGTTGGGAAATGACCATCTTCATATAATCTTTTTGAAGATTTACTAGGTACGCTGCCTTTAGGATAAGGCCATTGTTGAGGACCATGATTTTTTAATAATTGATATGATAATCCGCTCATATCGCATAATCTTTTTGTAGTCGTTTTTAAAAATTCATCATAAACTTCAGATGAAGATTCATATTCAAATTGTTTGAAATAGCCTATCTTCTGTCCTAATTCAGCAAATATTTGCCAATCTGGTTTTGAATTTTTATTCGATTCTCTGAAAGATGGGCAAAGGGTTACTCTTCTTTCTGAATTTGTCATAACACCATCTTTTTCGCTCCATTGAGCCGCGGGCAATACTAGATGAGCATATTTAATTGATTCACTTTGTTCATAAGATTCGTTGAGGATAATTAAAGGACATTTTGAAAGTGCTTTTTTTACAAAGTTTAAATTAGGCATGCTAACCAAAGGGTTTGTAGCTGCAATCCACCAAATTTTCACAGATCCTTTTTTTATAGCTTCTATTTGTTCAAATGCAGATAGACCCTGTTTTGCAGATATCTTTCCCTCAGGGAACCCCCATATTTTTTCAATTTCATTCCTATCTATTTTATTTTTTACAAACCTATATCCTGGAAGAAGGTGCGATAGTCCACCAGCTTCTCTCCCCCCCATAGCGTTTGGTTGGCCAGTCAAGGAAAAAGGACCAGAACCTTCTTTGCCTATTTGGCCTGTCATTAGATGAAGATTTATTAGCCCATTTACTGCTGCTGTACCCTCTTGCCTTTGATTCAAACCCATCGACCAGAGACTTAAAACATTTTTACTTTCTCCCCATAATTTTGCAATATCAATAATTGTTTTCTCGGATATATTGCAAATTTCACTTATTTTTATTAAATCCCATTTTTGTATATGTTTTACAAAATCAAAATAGCTTTCGGTCGACTTATCAATGAAATTTTGATCAGTTAATTGATTCTTATAAAGATAATTCGCAATCCCAATTAATAAAAAAAGATCTGTTCCAGAAGAAATTTGTAAGTAAAAATCTGCTATGGATGAAGTTTCTGTTTCTCTTGGATCGATTACTATTACTTTTAAATTATCATTTACGTTTCTTTTACGTTTTTTAATTCGATCAAAAAGAACGGGATGACATTCTGCAGTATTTGTCCCTATTAATAAAATTAAAGAGCAATGATCAATATCTTCATAACAACAAGGAGGGCCATCAGAGCCAAAACTTCTGTTATATCCAGCTACTGCTGAGCTCATGCATAGTCTTGAATTAGCATCAAAATTATTTGTGCCTATTGCTCCCTTGAGAAGCTTTTGGGCTACGTAATAATCTTCAGTATGAAATTGACCTGAGCCATACATAGCTATTGAATCAGGTCCATAATTCTTTATAGAACTCAAAATATTCTCTTTCAGAATTTCGTATGATTCGTCCCAGGAAATTTCTTTAAATTCTTTATTTAAATTTTCCCTGTAAAGTGGTACTTTTAATCTCCCATCTTTTAGGGTCTCACAAACTGTTGCTCCTTTTACGCACAATTTACCTTGAGTTGAAGGACTATCCCTATCTCCACTTACTAACCATTTATCATCAGAAACAGAACTTTTAGGCTTCATTTTTAAACCACAGCCAACACCGCAATATGGGCATTGACTTTTAGTAAAATTCATAAAATTTCTTTTATAAATATCTCAATAGTTATTGGTTAAACGTAATTTTCAGCTTTTTCGCCTTCATAAGCATCCGCGAATGATCCTTGAGGTTCCTTTAAAAAGAAATAACAGAAGAATCCAACTATTAATCCTGCTATACCTAAGACTTGGAAGAAGGCACTATTTGAAGCCGCAATTATTTCTGGAGAAGGATCTTTACCTCCACCCATCCATAAAGGTAAAAGGCTATAAATATTTAGATAAGTTACCGCACCAACATTTCCATAAGCCCCAACCAATCCAGCTATTTGTCCTGTTACTCTTTTTTTAACTAAGGGAACTAAAGCAAAAGTTGAACCTTCTCCTGATTGAACGAAAAATGAACAGAGCATAGTTAAAAATACAGCCATAAGAATTCCTGCTGATCCTGTAAAAGTTCCAGGTTTTATTAAAGACATCAATAGATATCCAAA
This region of Prochlorococcus sp. MIT 0604 genomic DNA includes:
- the moaB gene encoding molybdenum cofactor biosynthesis protein B, encoding MLTVSDTRNTKNDESGNYLLQEAEKSGHNIVDKKICKDDIYLIRKYISDWISDPNIDVIITTGGTGITARDVTPEAIRPLLDKEIDGFGETFRFLSFKKIGTSTLQSRCIAGSANDKFLFVLPGSKDAVMTGWQDIISYQLNENTKPCNLINLIDKLKK
- a CDS encoding molybdopterin oxidoreductase family protein, with protein sequence MNFTKSQCPYCGVGCGLKMKPKSSVSDDKWLVSGDRDSPSTQGKLCVKGATVCETLKDGRLKVPLYRENLNKEFKEISWDESYEILKENILSSIKNYGPDSIAMYGSGQFHTEDYYVAQKLLKGAIGTNNFDANSRLCMSSAVAGYNRSFGSDGPPCCYEDIDHCSLILLIGTNTAECHPVLFDRIKKRKRNVNDNLKVIVIDPRETETSSIADFYLQISSGTDLFLLIGIANYLYKNQLTDQNFIDKSTESYFDFVKHIQKWDLIKISEICNISEKTIIDIAKLWGESKNVLSLWSMGLNQRQEGTAAVNGLINLHLMTGQIGKEGSGPFSLTGQPNAMGGREAGGLSHLLPGYRFVKNKIDRNEIEKIWGFPEGKISAKQGLSAFEQIEAIKKGSVKIWWIAATNPLVSMPNLNFVKKALSKCPLIILNESYEQSESIKYAHLVLPAAQWSEKDGVMTNSERRVTLCPSFRESNKNSKPDWQIFAELGQKIGYFKQFEYESSSEVYDEFLKTTTKRLCDMSGLSYQLLKNHGPQQWPYPKGSVPSKSSKRLYEDGHFPTETGKANFCIDDPIGLAEPPSDEYPLILTIGRYLSQWHTMTRTSKVQKLTKKNPEPLLEINSKDALSLKIKNDEIVKIKSKRGEVQAKVQITDKIKAGTVFLPMHWGFSQKNMCEVNSLMHEKSCPISKQPELKACAVIIVPN
- a CDS encoding nitrate reductase associated protein, with translation MVNSQSNHYFNFEDDFIKDLRCIPLCVRRKLDLIGIKLKLTHWQDFNLIEKNKIVDWPDSKNDLFDLKIFLKEITSNSKYGEAKEIEISINQPWQNKNKVPDQVLKSALARGINISVEKWSNLNELDRFAFCKLVRPSHEHNNLDRAFDEILK
- a CDS encoding molybdopterin molybdotransferase MoeA gives rise to the protein MGIDINNQGLYLNDAIKKILEEIDTLIVNNEILHKEEINLDEALGKVSMEEILSEEDIPGYRSSVMDGYALGESTKGNKWKIVGESFPGKPFNELLKKGEAVTISTGSFVPDNCFYVIPQEQVSLELLNGNEYILKKEKSFNNSWIREKNDQVFKGEILIKKGVKITPGILSKLASCGIKTIKVSKISKLGLLITGDELIKSGTARKKGEIWESNSILIKSISKNLGFEINEIHIEKDNYQNIKNSLRNISEFNDVVISVGGISVGKKDFLKDIINEIGEIKFWKLFLKPGKPFAFGLINKKIPYFGLPGNPVSAAITFIQLVWPALQKLEGITNIEFPLRIKVKLNSDLKRRKGRPELLRGKLIVNEEGELIADISEEQSSSKISSISNSDLLIEIPSEIDFCQKGNLLWAQLLKNNFL
- a CDS encoding molybdenum cofactor biosynthesis protein MoaE produces the protein MDNLRIKFRILEETFNPYKEFELWEKVNKNSANSLFIGRVRPFDQFGNDLKKLEIVHYKGMTENYIKRYLMKISEKQDDLCIFLLHRIGFIYPNEPIILIAVSANHRGIANKYLQEILEFTKYKVPFWKKEWTLKGSSWVKKNTELGFKL
- a CDS encoding ferredoxin--nitrite reductase; the encoded protein is MQYYLNDKKLNKIEKQKAEKDGLKIFEELDDYALKGWEEMDEVDLQMRLKWYGLFWRPKTPGRFMMRLRVPNGILNSNQLRVIASIVARYGEDGSADITTRQNIQLRGVLINDLPDIIKRLREVDITSVQSGMDNPRNVTGNPLAGIDPEEIIDTRKYTSELEDYLTNSGNGNPEFSNLPRKWNTAVAGAKDNFLLHNDLIFHPVFKNGILGFGVWVGGILSATLNAYAIPLDVWVEEKDICKITGIITSLWRDNGDRFLRNKGRFRYYLNSIGIEKFRKLVEEKFGTLSNDPGSIFNEKQRSLFGINKQKQNNLYFAGLHIPVGRLCVEDIQEIARLSEKYGQSEVRLTEDQNLIIVGLKDNILEEFANEEIIKKFKLNPSHFSASTVSCTGSSYCSFALANTKDIARNISEKLDRELELSEEVKIHWTGCPNNCGQAHMGGIGMTGTKVKKEGGGTEDGYNVSIGGRQDHLQTLGETEFKKVSKHEIYNLIKEILINKFNAKLKT
- a CDS encoding MoaD/ThiS family protein, which gives rise to MESEKSNKIKVVLLSSIAEDLGWNEKFLTIEGSQMKVFSVWKLINSKLPQDNIIVSINQEITDMDAKINPNDEVAFMPMFTGG
- the moaC gene encoding cyclic pyranopterin monophosphate synthase MoaC produces the protein MDKSLTHINERGEMNIVDISDKVETKREALAEGYINLNKEILEKIKNEKIKKGDIFAAARFSAINGAKKTSELIPLCHNLSLNKITIDFEICESMKAIKIIAFCKSHSKTGVEMEALTSVSIGLLTLYDMLKALDPFMTIDNIRLLEKKGGKNGILKRS